A window of the Equus przewalskii isolate Varuska chromosome 10, EquPr2, whole genome shotgun sequence genome harbors these coding sequences:
- the TAX1BP3 gene encoding tax1-binding protein 3, whose protein sequence is MSYIPGQPVTAVVQRVEIHKLRQGENLILGFSIGGGIDQDPSQNPFSEDKTDKGIYVTRVSEGGPAEIAGLQIGDKIMQVNGWDMTMVTHDQARKRLTKRSEEVVRLLVTRQSLQKAVQQSMLS, encoded by the exons ATGTCCTACATCCCGGGCCAGCCTGTCACCGCCGTGGTG CAAAGAGTTGAAATTCACAAGCTGCGTCAAGGTGAGAACTTAATCCTGGGCTTCAGCATTGGAGGTGGAATTGACCAGGATCCCTCCCAGAATCCTTTCTCAGaagacaagacagacaag GGTATTTATGTCACACGGGTATCCGAAGGAGGCCCTGCTGAAATTGCTGGGCTGCAGATTGGAGACAAGATCATGCAG GTGAACGGCTGGGACATGACCATGGTCACACACGACCAGGCGCGGAAGCGGCTTACCAAGCGCTCGGAAGAGGTGGTGCGCCTGCTGGTGACACGGCAGTCGCTGCAGAAAGCAGTGCAGCAGTCCATGCTGTCTTAG
- the CTNS gene encoding cystinosin isoform X1 codes for MIRRWLIIFILSLLKLRGKCESTVSLTVPPTVKLENGSSANVSIILQPPLNATLVITFEITFRSKNITILELPDEVVVPPGVTHSSFQVTSQNVGQVTVFLHGNHSNQTGPRIRFLVIHSNVVSIVDQVIGWIYFVAWSISFYPQVITNWRRKSVVGLSFDFVSLNLTGFVAYSVFNIGLLWVPYFKEQFFLKYPNGVNPVDANDVFFSLHAVTLTLVVLVQCCLYERGNQRVSWPAIGFLVLSWLFALLTMILAAVGATTWLQFLFCFSYIKLAVTLVKYFPQAYMNFHYKSTEGWSIGNVLLDFTGGSFSLLQMFLQSYNNDQWTLIFGDPTKFGLGIFSIFFDIVFFIQHFCLYRKKPGLQAAHTARPRQDWALSLEPKALPQATSVSRSSLRD; via the exons AGTCAACAGTCAGCCTCACTGTTCCTCCCACTGTGAAGTTGGAAAATGGAAGCTCAGCCAACGTCAGCATCATCCTTCA GCCTCCGTTAAATGCCACCTTGGTGATCACTTTTGAAATCACATTTCGTTCAAAAAATATTACTATCCTTGAGCTCCCCGATGAA GTTGTGGTGCCTCCTGGAGTGACACATTCCTCTTTTCAAGTGACATCTCAAAATGTTGGACAAGTTACTGTTTTTCTGCATGGGAATCATTCCAACCAGACCGG ACCAAGGATACGCTTCTTGGTGATCCATAGTAATGTCGTTAGCATCGTAGACCAGGTGATTGGCTGGATCTACTTTGTGGCCTGGTCCATCTCCTTCTACCCTCAGGTGATCACGAACTGGAGGCGGAAAAG tgtCGTTGGTCTGAGCTTTGACTTCGTGTCCCTAAACCTGACAGGCTTCGTAGCCTATAGTGTGTTCAACATTGGCCTCCTCTGGGTGCCATACTTCAAG GAGCAGTTTTTCCTCAAATATCCTAATGGAGTGAACCCTGTGGACGCTAATGACGTCTTCTTCAGCCTGCACGCAGTCACCCTCACCCTGGTTGTCCTGGTGCAGTGCTGCCTGTACGAG CGAGGCAACCAGCGCGTGTCCTGGCCTGCCATTGGCTTCCTGGTGCTCTCGTGGCTCTTTGCGCTCCTCACCATGATTCTGGCCGCAGTTGGGGCAACCACCTGGCTGCAGttcctcttctgcttctcctACATCAAGCTTGCAGTGACGCTGGTCAAGTATTTTCCACAG GCCTACATGAACTTTCACTACAAAAGCACAGAGGGCTGGAGCATTGGCAACGTGCTTCTGGACTTCACTGGGGGCAGCTTCAGCCTCCTCCAGATGTTCCTCCAGTCCTACAACAACG ACCAGTGGACACTGATCTTTGGAGACCCAACCAAGTTTGGACTTGGCATCTTCTCCATCTTCTTCGATATTGTCTTCTTCATCCAGCACTTCTGCTTGTACAGAAAGAAACCAGG GCTTCAGGCAGCACACACAGCACGTCCCAGGCAGGATTGGGCACTGAGCTTGGAGCCGAAGGCCTTGCCCCAAGCAACCAGTGTTTCTAGGAGCAGCTTGAGAGACTGA
- the CTNS gene encoding cystinosin isoform X2: MIRRWLIIFILSLLKLRGKCESTVSLTVPPTVKLENGSSANVSIILQPPLNATLVITFEITFRSKNITILELPDEVVVPPGVTHSSFQVTSQNVGQVTVFLHGNHSNQTGPRIRFLVIHSNVVSIVDQVIGWIYFVAWSISFYPQVITNWRRKSVVGLSFDFVSLNLTGFVAYSVFNIGLLWVPYFKEQFFLKYPNGVNPVDANDVFFSLHAVTLTLVVLVQCCLYERGNQRVSWPAIGFLVLSWLFALLTMILAAVGATTWLQFLFCFSYIKLAVTLVKYFPQAYMNFHYKSTEGWSIGNVLLDFTGGSFSLLQMFLQSYNNDQWTLIFGDPTKFGLGIFSIFFDIVFFIQHFCLYRKKPGYDQLN, from the exons AGTCAACAGTCAGCCTCACTGTTCCTCCCACTGTGAAGTTGGAAAATGGAAGCTCAGCCAACGTCAGCATCATCCTTCA GCCTCCGTTAAATGCCACCTTGGTGATCACTTTTGAAATCACATTTCGTTCAAAAAATATTACTATCCTTGAGCTCCCCGATGAA GTTGTGGTGCCTCCTGGAGTGACACATTCCTCTTTTCAAGTGACATCTCAAAATGTTGGACAAGTTACTGTTTTTCTGCATGGGAATCATTCCAACCAGACCGG ACCAAGGATACGCTTCTTGGTGATCCATAGTAATGTCGTTAGCATCGTAGACCAGGTGATTGGCTGGATCTACTTTGTGGCCTGGTCCATCTCCTTCTACCCTCAGGTGATCACGAACTGGAGGCGGAAAAG tgtCGTTGGTCTGAGCTTTGACTTCGTGTCCCTAAACCTGACAGGCTTCGTAGCCTATAGTGTGTTCAACATTGGCCTCCTCTGGGTGCCATACTTCAAG GAGCAGTTTTTCCTCAAATATCCTAATGGAGTGAACCCTGTGGACGCTAATGACGTCTTCTTCAGCCTGCACGCAGTCACCCTCACCCTGGTTGTCCTGGTGCAGTGCTGCCTGTACGAG CGAGGCAACCAGCGCGTGTCCTGGCCTGCCATTGGCTTCCTGGTGCTCTCGTGGCTCTTTGCGCTCCTCACCATGATTCTGGCCGCAGTTGGGGCAACCACCTGGCTGCAGttcctcttctgcttctcctACATCAAGCTTGCAGTGACGCTGGTCAAGTATTTTCCACAG GCCTACATGAACTTTCACTACAAAAGCACAGAGGGCTGGAGCATTGGCAACGTGCTTCTGGACTTCACTGGGGGCAGCTTCAGCCTCCTCCAGATGTTCCTCCAGTCCTACAACAACG ACCAGTGGACACTGATCTTTGGAGACCCAACCAAGTTTGGACTTGGCATCTTCTCCATCTTCTTCGATATTGTCTTCTTCATCCAGCACTTCTGCTTGTACAGAAAGAAACCAGGGTATGACCAGCTGAACTAG
- the EMC6 gene encoding ER membrane protein complex subunit 6, with the protein MAAVVAKREGPPFISEAAVRGNAAVLDYCRTSVSALSGATAGILGLTGLYGFIFYLLASVLLSLLLILKAGRRWNKYFKSRRPLFTGGLIGGLFTYVLFWTFLYGMVHVY; encoded by the coding sequence ATGGCCGCTGTGGTGGCCAAGCGGGAAGGGCCGCCGTTCATCAGCGAGGCGGCGGTGCGGGGCAACGCGGCCGTCCTGGATTACTGCCGGACCTCGGTGTCCGCGCTGTCGGGGGCGACGGCCGGCATCCTCGGCCTCACCGGCCTCTACGGCTTCATCTTCTACCTGCTCGCCTCCGTCCTGCTCTCTCTGCTCTTAATTCTTAAGGCGGGAAGGAGGtggaacaaatattttaagtcGCGAAGACCTCTCTTTACAGGCGGTCTCATCGGAGGCCTCTTCACCTACGTCCTGTTCTGGACTTTCCTCTATGGCATGGTGCACGTCTACTGA